A genomic window from Rattus norvegicus strain BN/NHsdMcwi chromosome 9, GRCr8, whole genome shotgun sequence includes:
- the LOC134480487 gene encoding uncharacterized protein LOC134480487 isoform X2, translating into MEAKSKAEPEGTAIQSLPHMWPMYIQPPKLGFGRKASSQSVISQQVECLKELEELKFEIQKCQFERDELYQILDLYIYDDWDHRLDVELPVLQSEHEMRMMAMQMMTNSISDAMERYKELIQVNSSYRIRQSQLLREQAQLENNIQILLNEKRKLLVEQTELPASSVETKRFCEEAGMNICDPRAKQQQVGNSPAETRT; encoded by the exons atggaggccaaatctaaagcagagcctgaaggaacagccattcagagcctgccccacatgtggcccatgtatatacagccaccaaaactag gttttggtaggaaggcatcatcccaaagtgTCATAAGTCAGCAAGtggagtgtctaaaggaactggaggaactcaaatttgaaatccagaagtgtcaattcgagagggatgaactttaccaaatcctggacctttatatctatgatgattgggaccacag gctggatgtcgaattgccagtccttcaatctgaacatgagatgagaatgatggctatgcaaatgatgaccaactcaataagtgatgccatggagaggtacaaggagctcatacaagtgaacagttcctaccg catcaggcaatcccagctcctgcgtgaacaagctcaattggagaacaatatacagattttgctgaatgagaagagaaaactgctggtggagcagactgaactgccagcatcctctgtggagacaaagaggttctgtgaagaggccggaatgaacatctgtgaccccagagccaagcaacagcag gtcggaaattctccagcagaaactcgaacatga
- the LOC134480487 gene encoding uncharacterized protein LOC134480487 isoform X1, whose protein sequence is MFRQLLRLFRKERGDQGETIPGQREADPLSSETGRRKSFWGRPGFGRKASSQSVISQQVECLKELEELKFEIQKCQFERDELYQILDLYIYDDWDHRLDVELPVLQSEHEMRMMAMQMMTNSISDAMERYKELIQVNSSYRIRQSQLLREQAQLENNIQILLNEKRKLLVEQTELPASSVETKRFCEEAGMNICDPRAKQQQVGNSPAETRT, encoded by the exons atgtttcgccagctgctcaggctatttcggaaggaaaggggagatcaaggagagaccataccaggtcagagggaagctgaccccctctctagtgaaacaggaaggaggaaatcattctggggaaggcctg gttttggtaggaaggcatcatcccaaagtgTCATAAGTCAGCAAGtggagtgtctaaaggaactggaggaactcaaatttgaaatccagaagtgtcaattcgagagggatgaactttaccaaatcctggacctttatatctatgatgattgggaccacag gctggatgtcgaattgccagtccttcaatctgaacatgagatgagaatgatggctatgcaaatgatgaccaactcaataagtgatgccatggagaggtacaaggagctcatacaagtgaacagttcctaccg catcaggcaatcccagctcctgcgtgaacaagctcaattggagaacaatatacagattttgctgaatgagaagagaaaactgctggtggagcagactgaactgccagcatcctctgtggagacaaagaggttctgtgaagaggccggaatgaacatctgtgaccccagagccaagcaacagcag gtcggaaattctccagcagaaactcgaacatga